One genomic segment of Vespa velutina chromosome 10, iVesVel2.1, whole genome shotgun sequence includes these proteins:
- the LOC124952634 gene encoding DNA-directed RNA polymerase, mitochondrial isoform X4 — translation MNDIFLYRSKSEEDISIKNKLQIKNIVKNNDTRRNIIKVSSKKYKKMEAMDLNGQLILTQIDVYLACKMFGKVQKLLKILKNKINDMSHIIHRDACNIILEFYSSDRNLTRFLQIYNYMINNSIIPDPQTYAAAFDIISTMKNKKHQSDLFNKFESDMISNGISFHDIFNMSKFTLHQPKNILETIRFFRPEYQPEYSMPQMSYNCKLLNRINEINSRESPVEGLLSLQDLKNSLMMQINQENRFIVPIKSVEKFDSPNDDTVSYCKQKLADLESSWREVASKAFEKNLKYLEQKEHDLKSSTLILYPFLKVLPTERYINIILQEIRNLSDNSESFTLPLSVLYVNIGFLVYREYEIYTKKTNGVMDKVIDIYDKYLDWYCQTTPSNTEKGVNSRIAWSKFIHENQHYGASLDKESIQWPYIVCMNVGKFLYQIIINDIKINTDSHTANPSMCEKPAFYTLFRTKGKNLIEQIKPHPNLHKLYKDTQSNTLIFEAPFLPSLCPPRPWVSVDSGGYTFLKTNFVRIPYYAKAKQLQALKSTSPEQLFPAFDNLNQLGSVPWKINTDVLDILIKVFQDGGSVKLNVPESPSILLPVEDTTENINIKNNSCISKTKLQLKKKKEEMYSLWCDCLYKLSVANHYRNNVFWLPHNLDFRGRVYPIPPHLTHLGSDLARSIMIFAQKKPLGQNGLDWLKIHTINLTGLMKRANVKDRLKFANDNIDKIVDSAEHPLTGDMWWAESGEPWQTLASCIEITKALKSPNTEKYLSGLPIHQDGSCNGLQHYAALGRDQSGAENVNLQSADTPQDIYSVVVNMVEDLRSQDAENGVLIAKMLEGHINRKVIKQTIMTTVYGVTRYGARLQILKQLKDLENFPQERSWEGSTYLTYKTFDSLRTMFKSARAIQDWFTNCAYIISTIFGEPVEWITPLGFPVIQPYSKFRKFRNQANKIERVDTLKQKNSFPPNFIHSLDSSHMMLTSLFCEQTGMTFMSVHDCYWTHPCTTDLMNKICREQFVALHSEPILDNFSKHLHERYLKKSNPLLDTFSEKEIEYIKNNFNSVPEKGSFKLENVLNSVYFFS, via the exons ATGAACGATATCTTTTTATACAGAAGTAAAAGTGAAGaagatatatcaataaaaaataagttacaaataaaaaatatagtaaaaaataatgatactcGACGGAATATTATAAAGGTatcttcaaaaaaatataaaaagatggaAGCAATGGATCTAAATGGACAACTTATATTAACACAAATAGATGTTTATTTAGCTTGTAAAATGTTTGGAAAAGTgcaaaaattgttaaaaattttaaaaaataaaattaatgatatgtcacatataatacatagggATGCTTGTAATATTATCcttgaattttattcttcaGACAGAAACCTGACaagatttttacaaatatataattatatgataaataattctataattcCTGATCCACAAACCTATGCAGCTGCTTTTGATATAATTAgcacgatgaaaaataaaaaacatcaATCAG acttatttaataaattcgagTCAGATATGATCAGTAATGGTATATCGTTccatgatatttttaatatgtcaAAATTCACATTACATCaaccaaaaaatattttggaaaCGATACGATTTTTTCGACCAGAATATCAACCAGAATATTCTATGCCTCAGATGTCATATAATTGTAAACttttaaatcgtattaatgaaattaattcacGTGAAAGTCCAGTAGAAGGTTTATTATCTCTTCAAGACTTAAAGAATTCTTTAATGATGCAGATAAATcaagaaaatcgatttattgTACCTATAAAGAGTGTTGAAAAATTCGATTCACCAAATGATGATACAGTTTCATATTGT aaacaaaaattagcTGATTTGGAATCTTCTTGGAGGGAAGTTGCTTCGAAAGCTTTTGAGAAGAATCTGAAGTACTTAGAACAAAAAGAACATGATTTAAAGTCTTCAACATTAATTCTTTATCCATTTTTAAAGGTTCTTCCAACagaacgatatataaatattatcttacaagaaataagaaatttgtCAGATAATTCTGAATCCTTTACTCTACCACTTTCAGtgttatatgtaaatataggATTCTTAGTTTATAGGGAATACgag atatatactaaGAAAACTAACGGTGTTATGGATAAggtaattgatatttatgataaGTATTTAGACTGGTACTGTCAAACTACTCCTTCAAATACTGAAAAAGGTGTAAATAGTCGTATTGCATGGAGTAAATTTATACATGAAAATCAGCATTATGGTGCTTCCTTGGATAAGGAATCTATACAATGGCCTTATATTGTGTGCATGAATGTAgggaaatttttatatcagatTATCATAAATGATATCAAAATTAACACAGATTCTCATACAGCAAATCCATCAATGTGTGAGAAACCagctttttatacattattcaGAACTAAAGGAAAAAACCTGATAGAACAG atTAAGCCTCATCCTAATTTACATAAGTTGTATAAAGATACACAGtcaaatacattaatatttgaagCACCATTCCTACCATCTCTATGTCCACCACGTCCTTGGGTTTCTGTAGATTCTGGaggatatacatttttaaagacAAATTTTGTGAGAATTCCATATTATGCG aAAGCTAAACAATTACAAGCATTGAAGAGTACATCTCCAGAACAACTTTTCCCAGCATTTGATAATTTGAATCAATTAGGATCCGTACCATGGAAAATTAATACTGACGTACTCGATATCTTAATCAAG gTATTTCAAGATGGTGGTTCAGTGAAGTTAAATGTACCAGAATCGCCTTCCATTTTATTGCCTGTAGAAGATACgacagaaaatataaatataaaaaataacagtTGTATTTCGAAGACAAAACTGcagctaaaaaaaaagaaagaagaaatgtattCATTGTGGTGTGACTGTCTTTATAAACTATCTGTTGCAAATCAT tatCGAAATAATGTATTCTGGTTGCCACACAATTTGGATTTTAGAGGAAGAGTATATCCTATACCTCCTCACCTGACTCATTTAGGATCAGATTTAGCACGTTCAATTATGATATTTGCTCAAAAGAAACCTTTAGGTCAAAATGGCTTGGATTGGTTAAAAATACATACTATTAATTTAACTGGTTTAATGAAACGTGCAAATGTTAAGGACCGGCTTAAATTTGCAAATGacaatatagataaaattgtGGATAGTGCAGAACATCCCTTGACG gGTGATATGTGGTGGGCAGAATCAGGTGAGCCTTGGCAAACATTGGCATCATGTATAGAAATAACTAAGGCTCTAAAATCTCCGAatacagaaaaatatttatctggTCTTCCAATACATCAAGATGGAAGTTGCAATGGTCTGCAACATTATGCTGCACTCGGACGAGATCAAAGTGGAGCAGAAAATGTTAATTTACAATCTGCTGATACACCGCAAGATATTTACAGTGTTGTCGTTAATatg GTTGAGGATTTAAGATCACAAGATGCAGAAAATGGTGTATTAATTGCAAAAATGTTAGAAGgacatataaatagaaaagttataaaacaaacaataatGACTACTGTTTATGGTGTAACCAGATATGGTGCTAGATTACAAATCTTGAAACAATTAAAAG ATTTAGAGAATTTCCCACAAGAACGTTCTTGGGAAGGAAGTACATACCTAACTTACAAAACATTTGATAGTTTACGAACAATGTTTAAAAGTGCAAGAGCAATTCAAGATTGGTTCACAAATTgtgcatatattatttcaacgatATTTGGTGAGCCTGTTGAATGGATTACACCTTTAGGATTTCCAGTTATACAACCATATtctaaatttagaaaattcaGGAATCAAGCAAATAAAATAGA GAGAGTAGATActcttaaacaaaaaaattcatttcctcCGAATTTTATACATTCTTTGGATTCTTCTCACATGATGCTTACTAGTTTATTCTGCGAACAAACTGGCATGACATTTATGTCAGTACATGATTGTTATTGGACACATCCTTGTACTACAGATCTAATGAATAAg atttGTAGGGAACAATTTGTTGCCCTCCATTCAGAGCCTATTTTggataatttttcaaagcaTCTTcatgaaagatatttaaagaaaag cAATCCTTTATTGGATACGTttagtgaaaaagaaatagaatatataaaaaataatttcaattctgTACCAGAGAAAGGTTCGTTCAAACTTGAGAATGTTTTAAActctgtatatttttttagttaA
- the LOC124952634 gene encoding DNA-directed RNA polymerase, mitochondrial isoform X2, with protein sequence MYRFLKKTRYVSNINLSSKQSSINQLPLCSFCKIYHWNASLAIWFINKCYFGTKVNDAEVRVPIKKKSRIRRKYVELLEVTEELTSNKKAAVKKLDAAYLSTLINQSDVSLDKLNNISDNYLHEKDNKENIEMKDYINVSTDVTTLDNLKKDVDEGSIYENLNKLNISYSGSTYDTLYNKKSSILNELSNKEFEAEIEHNIKSDIFKSKSEEDISIKNKLQIKNIVKNNDTRRNIIKVSSKKYKKMEAMDLNGQLILTQIDVYLACKMFGKVQKLLKILKNKINDMSHIIHRDACNIILEFYSSDRNLTRFLQIYNYMINNSIIPDPQTYAAAFDIISTMKNKKHQSDLFNKFESDMISNGISFHDIFNMSKFTLHQPKNILETIRFFRPEYQPEYSMPQMSYNCKLLNRINEINSRESPVEGLLSLQDLKNSLMMQINQENRFIVPIKSVEKFDSPNDDTVSYCKQKLADLESSWREVASKAFEKNLKYLEQKEHDLKSSTLILYPFLKVLPTERYINIILQEIRNLSDNSESFTLPLSVLYVNIGFLVYREYEIYTKKTNGVMDKVIDIYDKYLDWYCQTTPSNTEKGVNSRIAWSKFIHENQHYGASLDKESIQWPYIVCMNVGKFLYQIIINDIKINTDSHTANPSMCEKPAFYTLFRTKGKNLIEQIKPHPNLHKLYKDTQSNTLIFEAPFLPSLCPPRPWVSVDSGGYTFLKTNFVRIPYYAKAKQLQALKSTSPEQLFPAFDNLNQLGSVPWKINTDVLDILIKVFQDGGSVKLNVPESPSILLPVEDTTENINIKNNSCISKTKLQLKKKKEEMYSLWCDCLYKLSVANHYRNNVFWLPHNLDFRGRVYPIPPHLTHLGSDLARSIMIFAQKKPLGQNGLDWLKIHTINLTGLMKRANVKDRLKFANDNIDKIVDSAEHPLTGDMWWAESGEPWQTLASCIEITKALKSPNTEKYLSGLPIHQDGSCNGLQHYAALGRDQSGAENVNLQSADTPQDIYSVVVNMVEDLRSQDAENGVLIAKMLEGHINRKVIKQTIMTTVYGVTRYGARLQILKQLKDLENFPQERSWEGSTYLTYKTFDSLRTMFKSARAIQDWFTNCAYIISTIFGEPVEWITPLGFPVIQPYSKFRKFRNQANKIERVDTLKQKNSFPPNFIHSLDSSHMMLTSLFCEQTGMTFMSVHDCYWTHPCTTDLMNKICREQFVALHSEPILDNFSKHLHERYLKKSNPLLDTFSEKEIEYIKNNFNSVPEKGSFKLENVLNSVYFFS encoded by the exons ATGTatagatttttgaaaaaaacacGATACGTATCGAATATTAATCTTTCATCAAAACAATCATCCATAAATCAATTACCGTTATGTTCTTTTTGTAAGATCTATCATTGGAATGCATCCTTAG cTATAtggtttataaataaatgttattttggCACAAAAGTAAATGATGCAGAGGTACGTGTTCCTATTAAAAAGAAGTctagaataagaagaaaatatgttgAATTGCTTGAag taacGGAAGAACTTACAAGTAATAAAAAAGCTGctgtaaaaaaattagatgCAGCTTACCTATCTACTTTAATCAATCAGTCAGATGTATCTTTAGATAAGTTGAATAATATAAGTGACAATTATCTTcatgagaaagataataaagaaaatatagaaatg aaagatTACATAAATGTTTCTACTGATGTTACAACGTTGGATAATTTGAAGAAAGATGTAGATGAAGGAAGTATTTATGAAAATCtgaataaattgaatataagCTATTCAGGAAGTACATATGATactttatacaataaaaagtcctctattttaaacgaattaagCAATAAAGAATTTGAAGCAGAAATTGAACATAACATTAAATCGGATATATTCaa AAGTAAAAGTGAAGaagatatatcaataaaaaataagttacaaataaaaaatatagtaaaaaataatgatactcGACGGAATATTATAAAGGTatcttcaaaaaaatataaaaagatggaAGCAATGGATCTAAATGGACAACTTATATTAACACAAATAGATGTTTATTTAGCTTGTAAAATGTTTGGAAAAGTgcaaaaattgttaaaaattttaaaaaataaaattaatgatatgtcacatataatacatagggATGCTTGTAATATTATCcttgaattttattcttcaGACAGAAACCTGACaagatttttacaaatatataattatatgataaataattctataattcCTGATCCACAAACCTATGCAGCTGCTTTTGATATAATTAgcacgatgaaaaataaaaaacatcaATCAG acttatttaataaattcgagTCAGATATGATCAGTAATGGTATATCGTTccatgatatttttaatatgtcaAAATTCACATTACATCaaccaaaaaatattttggaaaCGATACGATTTTTTCGACCAGAATATCAACCAGAATATTCTATGCCTCAGATGTCATATAATTGTAAACttttaaatcgtattaatgaaattaattcacGTGAAAGTCCAGTAGAAGGTTTATTATCTCTTCAAGACTTAAAGAATTCTTTAATGATGCAGATAAATcaagaaaatcgatttattgTACCTATAAAGAGTGTTGAAAAATTCGATTCACCAAATGATGATACAGTTTCATATTGT aaacaaaaattagcTGATTTGGAATCTTCTTGGAGGGAAGTTGCTTCGAAAGCTTTTGAGAAGAATCTGAAGTACTTAGAACAAAAAGAACATGATTTAAAGTCTTCAACATTAATTCTTTATCCATTTTTAAAGGTTCTTCCAACagaacgatatataaatattatcttacaagaaataagaaatttgtCAGATAATTCTGAATCCTTTACTCTACCACTTTCAGtgttatatgtaaatataggATTCTTAGTTTATAGGGAATACgag atatatactaaGAAAACTAACGGTGTTATGGATAAggtaattgatatttatgataaGTATTTAGACTGGTACTGTCAAACTACTCCTTCAAATACTGAAAAAGGTGTAAATAGTCGTATTGCATGGAGTAAATTTATACATGAAAATCAGCATTATGGTGCTTCCTTGGATAAGGAATCTATACAATGGCCTTATATTGTGTGCATGAATGTAgggaaatttttatatcagatTATCATAAATGATATCAAAATTAACACAGATTCTCATACAGCAAATCCATCAATGTGTGAGAAACCagctttttatacattattcaGAACTAAAGGAAAAAACCTGATAGAACAG atTAAGCCTCATCCTAATTTACATAAGTTGTATAAAGATACACAGtcaaatacattaatatttgaagCACCATTCCTACCATCTCTATGTCCACCACGTCCTTGGGTTTCTGTAGATTCTGGaggatatacatttttaaagacAAATTTTGTGAGAATTCCATATTATGCG aAAGCTAAACAATTACAAGCATTGAAGAGTACATCTCCAGAACAACTTTTCCCAGCATTTGATAATTTGAATCAATTAGGATCCGTACCATGGAAAATTAATACTGACGTACTCGATATCTTAATCAAG gTATTTCAAGATGGTGGTTCAGTGAAGTTAAATGTACCAGAATCGCCTTCCATTTTATTGCCTGTAGAAGATACgacagaaaatataaatataaaaaataacagtTGTATTTCGAAGACAAAACTGcagctaaaaaaaaagaaagaagaaatgtattCATTGTGGTGTGACTGTCTTTATAAACTATCTGTTGCAAATCAT tatCGAAATAATGTATTCTGGTTGCCACACAATTTGGATTTTAGAGGAAGAGTATATCCTATACCTCCTCACCTGACTCATTTAGGATCAGATTTAGCACGTTCAATTATGATATTTGCTCAAAAGAAACCTTTAGGTCAAAATGGCTTGGATTGGTTAAAAATACATACTATTAATTTAACTGGTTTAATGAAACGTGCAAATGTTAAGGACCGGCTTAAATTTGCAAATGacaatatagataaaattgtGGATAGTGCAGAACATCCCTTGACG gGTGATATGTGGTGGGCAGAATCAGGTGAGCCTTGGCAAACATTGGCATCATGTATAGAAATAACTAAGGCTCTAAAATCTCCGAatacagaaaaatatttatctggTCTTCCAATACATCAAGATGGAAGTTGCAATGGTCTGCAACATTATGCTGCACTCGGACGAGATCAAAGTGGAGCAGAAAATGTTAATTTACAATCTGCTGATACACCGCAAGATATTTACAGTGTTGTCGTTAATatg GTTGAGGATTTAAGATCACAAGATGCAGAAAATGGTGTATTAATTGCAAAAATGTTAGAAGgacatataaatagaaaagttataaaacaaacaataatGACTACTGTTTATGGTGTAACCAGATATGGTGCTAGATTACAAATCTTGAAACAATTAAAAG ATTTAGAGAATTTCCCACAAGAACGTTCTTGGGAAGGAAGTACATACCTAACTTACAAAACATTTGATAGTTTACGAACAATGTTTAAAAGTGCAAGAGCAATTCAAGATTGGTTCACAAATTgtgcatatattatttcaacgatATTTGGTGAGCCTGTTGAATGGATTACACCTTTAGGATTTCCAGTTATACAACCATATtctaaatttagaaaattcaGGAATCAAGCAAATAAAATAGA GAGAGTAGATActcttaaacaaaaaaattcatttcctcCGAATTTTATACATTCTTTGGATTCTTCTCACATGATGCTTACTAGTTTATTCTGCGAACAAACTGGCATGACATTTATGTCAGTACATGATTGTTATTGGACACATCCTTGTACTACAGATCTAATGAATAAg atttGTAGGGAACAATTTGTTGCCCTCCATTCAGAGCCTATTTTggataatttttcaaagcaTCTTcatgaaagatatttaaagaaaag cAATCCTTTATTGGATACGTttagtgaaaaagaaatagaatatataaaaaataatttcaattctgTACCAGAGAAAGGTTCGTTCAAACTTGAGAATGTTTTAAActctgtatatttttttagttaA
- the LOC124952634 gene encoding DNA-directed RNA polymerase, mitochondrial isoform X3, which produces MLNCLKKDYINVSTDVTTLDNLKKDVDEGSIYENLNKLNISYSGSTYDTLYNKKSSILNELSNKEFEAEIEHNIKSDIFKSKSEEDISIKNKLQIKNIVKNNDTRRNIIKVSSKKYKKMEAMDLNGQLILTQIDVYLACKMFGKVQKLLKILKNKINDMSHIIHRDACNIILEFYSSDRNLTRFLQIYNYMINNSIIPDPQTYAAAFDIISTMKNKKHQSDLFNKFESDMISNGISFHDIFNMSKFTLHQPKNILETIRFFRPEYQPEYSMPQMSYNCKLLNRINEINSRESPVEGLLSLQDLKNSLMMQINQENRFIVPIKSVEKFDSPNDDTVSYCKQKLADLESSWREVASKAFEKNLKYLEQKEHDLKSSTLILYPFLKVLPTERYINIILQEIRNLSDNSESFTLPLSVLYVNIGFLVYREYEIYTKKTNGVMDKVIDIYDKYLDWYCQTTPSNTEKGVNSRIAWSKFIHENQHYGASLDKESIQWPYIVCMNVGKFLYQIIINDIKINTDSHTANPSMCEKPAFYTLFRTKGKNLIEQIKPHPNLHKLYKDTQSNTLIFEAPFLPSLCPPRPWVSVDSGGYTFLKTNFVRIPYYAKAKQLQALKSTSPEQLFPAFDNLNQLGSVPWKINTDVLDILIKVFQDGGSVKLNVPESPSILLPVEDTTENINIKNNSCISKTKLQLKKKKEEMYSLWCDCLYKLSVANHYRNNVFWLPHNLDFRGRVYPIPPHLTHLGSDLARSIMIFAQKKPLGQNGLDWLKIHTINLTGLMKRANVKDRLKFANDNIDKIVDSAEHPLTGDMWWAESGEPWQTLASCIEITKALKSPNTEKYLSGLPIHQDGSCNGLQHYAALGRDQSGAENVNLQSADTPQDIYSVVVNMVEDLRSQDAENGVLIAKMLEGHINRKVIKQTIMTTVYGVTRYGARLQILKQLKDLENFPQERSWEGSTYLTYKTFDSLRTMFKSARAIQDWFTNCAYIISTIFGEPVEWITPLGFPVIQPYSKFRKFRNQANKIERVDTLKQKNSFPPNFIHSLDSSHMMLTSLFCEQTGMTFMSVHDCYWTHPCTTDLMNKICREQFVALHSEPILDNFSKHLHERYLKKSNPLLDTFSEKEIEYIKNNFNSVPEKGSFKLENVLNSVYFFS; this is translated from the exons atgttgAATTGCTTGAag aaagatTACATAAATGTTTCTACTGATGTTACAACGTTGGATAATTTGAAGAAAGATGTAGATGAAGGAAGTATTTATGAAAATCtgaataaattgaatataagCTATTCAGGAAGTACATATGATactttatacaataaaaagtcctctattttaaacgaattaagCAATAAAGAATTTGAAGCAGAAATTGAACATAACATTAAATCGGATATATTCaa AAGTAAAAGTGAAGaagatatatcaataaaaaataagttacaaataaaaaatatagtaaaaaataatgatactcGACGGAATATTATAAAGGTatcttcaaaaaaatataaaaagatggaAGCAATGGATCTAAATGGACAACTTATATTAACACAAATAGATGTTTATTTAGCTTGTAAAATGTTTGGAAAAGTgcaaaaattgttaaaaattttaaaaaataaaattaatgatatgtcacatataatacatagggATGCTTGTAATATTATCcttgaattttattcttcaGACAGAAACCTGACaagatttttacaaatatataattatatgataaataattctataattcCTGATCCACAAACCTATGCAGCTGCTTTTGATATAATTAgcacgatgaaaaataaaaaacatcaATCAG acttatttaataaattcgagTCAGATATGATCAGTAATGGTATATCGTTccatgatatttttaatatgtcaAAATTCACATTACATCaaccaaaaaatattttggaaaCGATACGATTTTTTCGACCAGAATATCAACCAGAATATTCTATGCCTCAGATGTCATATAATTGTAAACttttaaatcgtattaatgaaattaattcacGTGAAAGTCCAGTAGAAGGTTTATTATCTCTTCAAGACTTAAAGAATTCTTTAATGATGCAGATAAATcaagaaaatcgatttattgTACCTATAAAGAGTGTTGAAAAATTCGATTCACCAAATGATGATACAGTTTCATATTGT aaacaaaaattagcTGATTTGGAATCTTCTTGGAGGGAAGTTGCTTCGAAAGCTTTTGAGAAGAATCTGAAGTACTTAGAACAAAAAGAACATGATTTAAAGTCTTCAACATTAATTCTTTATCCATTTTTAAAGGTTCTTCCAACagaacgatatataaatattatcttacaagaaataagaaatttgtCAGATAATTCTGAATCCTTTACTCTACCACTTTCAGtgttatatgtaaatataggATTCTTAGTTTATAGGGAATACgag atatatactaaGAAAACTAACGGTGTTATGGATAAggtaattgatatttatgataaGTATTTAGACTGGTACTGTCAAACTACTCCTTCAAATACTGAAAAAGGTGTAAATAGTCGTATTGCATGGAGTAAATTTATACATGAAAATCAGCATTATGGTGCTTCCTTGGATAAGGAATCTATACAATGGCCTTATATTGTGTGCATGAATGTAgggaaatttttatatcagatTATCATAAATGATATCAAAATTAACACAGATTCTCATACAGCAAATCCATCAATGTGTGAGAAACCagctttttatacattattcaGAACTAAAGGAAAAAACCTGATAGAACAG atTAAGCCTCATCCTAATTTACATAAGTTGTATAAAGATACACAGtcaaatacattaatatttgaagCACCATTCCTACCATCTCTATGTCCACCACGTCCTTGGGTTTCTGTAGATTCTGGaggatatacatttttaaagacAAATTTTGTGAGAATTCCATATTATGCG aAAGCTAAACAATTACAAGCATTGAAGAGTACATCTCCAGAACAACTTTTCCCAGCATTTGATAATTTGAATCAATTAGGATCCGTACCATGGAAAATTAATACTGACGTACTCGATATCTTAATCAAG gTATTTCAAGATGGTGGTTCAGTGAAGTTAAATGTACCAGAATCGCCTTCCATTTTATTGCCTGTAGAAGATACgacagaaaatataaatataaaaaataacagtTGTATTTCGAAGACAAAACTGcagctaaaaaaaaagaaagaagaaatgtattCATTGTGGTGTGACTGTCTTTATAAACTATCTGTTGCAAATCAT tatCGAAATAATGTATTCTGGTTGCCACACAATTTGGATTTTAGAGGAAGAGTATATCCTATACCTCCTCACCTGACTCATTTAGGATCAGATTTAGCACGTTCAATTATGATATTTGCTCAAAAGAAACCTTTAGGTCAAAATGGCTTGGATTGGTTAAAAATACATACTATTAATTTAACTGGTTTAATGAAACGTGCAAATGTTAAGGACCGGCTTAAATTTGCAAATGacaatatagataaaattgtGGATAGTGCAGAACATCCCTTGACG gGTGATATGTGGTGGGCAGAATCAGGTGAGCCTTGGCAAACATTGGCATCATGTATAGAAATAACTAAGGCTCTAAAATCTCCGAatacagaaaaatatttatctggTCTTCCAATACATCAAGATGGAAGTTGCAATGGTCTGCAACATTATGCTGCACTCGGACGAGATCAAAGTGGAGCAGAAAATGTTAATTTACAATCTGCTGATACACCGCAAGATATTTACAGTGTTGTCGTTAATatg GTTGAGGATTTAAGATCACAAGATGCAGAAAATGGTGTATTAATTGCAAAAATGTTAGAAGgacatataaatagaaaagttataaaacaaacaataatGACTACTGTTTATGGTGTAACCAGATATGGTGCTAGATTACAAATCTTGAAACAATTAAAAG ATTTAGAGAATTTCCCACAAGAACGTTCTTGGGAAGGAAGTACATACCTAACTTACAAAACATTTGATAGTTTACGAACAATGTTTAAAAGTGCAAGAGCAATTCAAGATTGGTTCACAAATTgtgcatatattatttcaacgatATTTGGTGAGCCTGTTGAATGGATTACACCTTTAGGATTTCCAGTTATACAACCATATtctaaatttagaaaattcaGGAATCAAGCAAATAAAATAGA GAGAGTAGATActcttaaacaaaaaaattcatttcctcCGAATTTTATACATTCTTTGGATTCTTCTCACATGATGCTTACTAGTTTATTCTGCGAACAAACTGGCATGACATTTATGTCAGTACATGATTGTTATTGGACACATCCTTGTACTACAGATCTAATGAATAAg atttGTAGGGAACAATTTGTTGCCCTCCATTCAGAGCCTATTTTggataatttttcaaagcaTCTTcatgaaagatatttaaagaaaag cAATCCTTTATTGGATACGTttagtgaaaaagaaatagaatatataaaaaataatttcaattctgTACCAGAGAAAGGTTCGTTCAAACTTGAGAATGTTTTAAActctgtatatttttttagttaA